A genomic segment from Eisenibacter elegans DSM 3317 encodes:
- a CDS encoding arginine deiminase family protein yields MKQDAKQKQAIQVASEISTLKRVMIHSPDSGLGKVVPSKAQDWLFEDIIHLDKMQREEYDLYIKLLLYFLDPEKIRGREAEIDDPANNRAFYKPDNPAYFCSDKVVEPQFLLSEILENPELRVKLVCSVCAVEKCTYEVQEQLLQLPAKDLAKTIISGSTPEGKMIFPPVPNFIFTRDIGIVINDHILLNKPAKRVRLREALMMKYIFFNHPAFAEYRNKIIELSEDEQHFFLSDEDKKDYEVTLEGGDVMTVAPNHVLIGCSERTSEHAINQAIAILFDKKIVDKVTVIQIPPRRDFMHIDTVFTQVKRNVWVLFDKIFHQDEIKGYFRKDEPDIEDDKVKIIQFHRERSEPRMFDKIEQLLEDVSRTDLGATEPVRFIYSGGGEPLYASREQWTDSCNVLALKEGVVIGYDRNTKTAEAFAQEGFRVVEAATLLQELAKGLQPDNITDTLILLPSAELSRARGGSHCMSMPLLRDTLR; encoded by the coding sequence ATGAAACAGGATGCTAAGCAGAAACAGGCCATTCAGGTGGCCTCCGAAATCAGTACACTTAAGCGGGTGATGATACACAGCCCCGACAGCGGGCTGGGCAAGGTAGTGCCCTCAAAAGCACAGGATTGGCTCTTTGAAGACATCATCCACCTCGACAAAATGCAGCGCGAAGAGTATGACCTATACATCAAGCTACTGCTTTACTTCCTTGACCCTGAGAAAATCAGGGGTAGAGAAGCGGAGATTGATGACCCAGCCAATAACCGTGCTTTCTATAAACCCGACAACCCAGCCTATTTTTGCTCCGACAAGGTGGTCGAGCCGCAATTTTTACTCTCCGAGATTTTAGAAAATCCAGAACTGCGTGTGAAGCTAGTATGTTCGGTGTGTGCGGTCGAAAAATGTACTTACGAAGTACAAGAGCAGCTGCTACAGCTACCAGCCAAGGATCTGGCCAAAACCATCATCTCAGGCTCTACGCCTGAAGGTAAGATGATTTTCCCGCCCGTACCCAACTTTATCTTCACCCGCGACATTGGTATTGTCATCAACGACCATATCTTGCTCAACAAGCCTGCCAAGCGGGTACGTCTGCGCGAAGCCCTGATGATGAAGTACATCTTTTTCAACCATCCTGCCTTTGCTGAATACCGAAATAAAATCATAGAGCTGTCCGAAGACGAGCAGCACTTCTTCCTCAGCGACGAAGACAAAAAGGACTACGAAGTTACCCTCGAAGGAGGCGATGTGATGACCGTCGCCCCCAACCACGTACTAATCGGATGTAGTGAGCGGACTTCTGAGCACGCCATCAATCAAGCCATTGCGATTCTGTTTGACAAAAAAATTGTGGATAAGGTAACGGTCATCCAGATTCCGCCGCGTCGCGATTTTATGCACATCGATACCGTCTTTACACAAGTCAAGCGCAACGTATGGGTGCTGTTTGACAAGATTTTTCACCAAGACGAAATCAAGGGCTACTTCCGCAAAGACGAGCCGGACATCGAGGACGACAAGGTCAAAATCATCCAGTTCCACCGTGAGCGCAGCGAGCCCCGTATGTTCGATAAGATTGAGCAGCTGCTCGAAGACGTAAGCCGTACTGACTTGGGCGCTACCGAACCTGTCCGCTTTATTTACTCCGGCGGCGGCGAGCCGCTCTATGCCTCACGGGAGCAATGGACAGATTCTTGCAACGTGCTTGCCCTCAAAGAAGGGGTAGTGATTGGCTATGATCGCAACACCAAAACCGCAGAGGCATTTGCCCAAGAGGGGTTTCGTGTGGTAGAGGCCGCCACCTTATTGCAAGAGTTGGCCAAGGGCTTACAGCCTGATAACATCACTGATACGCTCATCTTGTTGCCCTCTGCCGAGTTGTCGCGTGCGCGTGGTGGCTCACACTGTATGAGTATGCCGCTCCTGCGCGATACCTTGCGCTAA
- a CDS encoding nitroreductase family protein, with translation MTTPQDLNTLIRSRRSVYPKQYSRQAVDQEIIAQMLENANWAPNHRKTEPWRFVVFGGSQLEALAQFQAEQYKLHTPAEAFDQAKYDKVLVNFSSPAYAIAIALKRHEKLLPEYEEIAAVSCAVQNMLLTAAAYGLGAFWSTGGITNLAPAKVPFFEWAGLPLGEEDLLMGFVMVGHYEVEIPDNARKPIQEKCIWRI, from the coding sequence ATGACAACCCCCCAAGACCTGAATACCCTCATCCGTAGCCGCCGCTCGGTATATCCCAAACAATACAGCCGCCAAGCTGTAGACCAAGAAATCATTGCGCAGATGCTCGAAAATGCCAACTGGGCTCCCAACCACCGCAAAACAGAGCCTTGGCGGTTTGTCGTTTTTGGCGGCTCACAACTAGAGGCTTTGGCACAATTTCAGGCTGAGCAATACAAGCTTCATACCCCTGCTGAGGCTTTTGATCAGGCCAAGTACGACAAGGTTTTGGTCAATTTCAGCAGCCCAGCCTATGCAATTGCCATCGCACTCAAGCGCCACGAAAAACTGCTGCCCGAGTATGAAGAGATTGCGGCTGTATCTTGTGCTGTACAAAATATGCTCCTCACGGCTGCGGCCTATGGTTTGGGCGCATTTTGGAGTACGGGAGGAATCACAAACTTGGCTCCAGCCAAAGTACCTTTTTTTGAATGGGCTGGGCTTCCCTTGGGCGAAGAAGATCTCCTGATGGGCTTTGTGATGGTCGGACATTATGAGGTAGAAATACCAGATAATGCCCGCAAACCCATCCAAGAAAAATGTATTTGGAGAATTTAG
- a CDS encoding formylglycine-generating enzyme family protein has translation MICAYINILHPSPNIRHLLFITWLVLFSTHLWAQMPAPEAWLAIPEGLRPAMVVVEGGSFVMGTRQGEVDERPEHKVDIRSFALSKHEITVEQFEYYCQQTGLAMPAQPTWSSPTHPVVRVTWAEAAGYCQWIGGRLPTEAEWEYAAQGGTHQHPSLYAGSATPDSVAWYSRNSRRNPQPVGLKQPNALGLFDMSGNVWEWCADYYHAKFYARSPEENPLNDQTATQCVIRGGGWKHDLPQLRLHNRGALTPQSRESDVGFRVCWPFRVAD, from the coding sequence ATGATTTGCGCATACATCAACATCCTTCACCCCTCGCCCAATATCCGCCACTTGCTGTTTATTACTTGGCTTGTTTTGTTTTCCACACACCTTTGGGCGCAAATGCCTGCGCCGGAGGCGTGGCTGGCTATACCTGAGGGGCTTCGCCCTGCGATGGTGGTCGTAGAAGGAGGTAGCTTTGTGATGGGCACACGCCAAGGTGAGGTCGATGAACGGCCAGAGCACAAGGTCGATATCCGTAGTTTCGCGCTCAGTAAACACGAAATTACCGTTGAACAATTTGAATACTACTGCCAACAAACTGGGTTGGCTATGCCGGCTCAACCGACTTGGAGCAGCCCCACACATCCGGTAGTGCGGGTTACTTGGGCTGAAGCTGCCGGCTACTGCCAATGGATTGGCGGGCGGCTGCCTACCGAGGCCGAATGGGAATATGCCGCCCAAGGGGGCACTCACCAACACCCCAGCCTCTATGCCGGTAGCGCCACCCCTGATAGTGTAGCTTGGTATAGCCGCAACAGCCGCCGAAACCCACAACCTGTAGGCTTAAAACAACCCAATGCCCTAGGCTTGTTTGATATGAGCGGGAATGTGTGGGAATGGTGTGCAGACTATTACCACGCAAAATTCTATGCCCGCAGCCCCGAAGAAAACCCTCTAAACGACCAAACGGCTACACAATGTGTCATCAGGGGGGGAGGCTGGAAACACGACCTGCCTCAGTTGCGCCTCCACAACCGGGGCGCACTCACCCCCCAAAGCCGTGAATCAGATGTGGGCTTTAGGGTCTGCTGGCCGTTTCGAGTGGCTGACTAG
- a CDS encoding tetratricopeptide repeat protein, which translates to MSWRIYTINDLYKILFFGMALLFAQRLVGQDSFKLRYDEMTKAAKQKRYAEAVALAEILLPQAEAVLGKNSPALGDFMHNYGYYLYATGKMEQSVQIFERTLKIRQYATGIQSEAYAQTLQSIGTIYLAQANYSDAERYYRQSLDIRQKIKQGKSAGHAEALQAMGNLCKATYRYTEAENYYQQAVEVQKSLGLRNMEYAASLVAKADFSLKTSQYAEAIKLYREAADIYRQTPGRTHPIYLQTIEALAQAHFAMGAYQEAEPYYEEILKALTNTRGVQSAEYAQALKNMAKLKQTTGNTSASAAMYAQTLDIYSQAETPPDNFVDALLELAQLNTQQQHHAEALRLQQEATELLQKQAQNQDFRFYKLQLQRIQSFYALRQYAQGTQLYQQYWPLIEKQWGKNEVSYALLLAEWAQAAHITGQYQEAYDKASEAVRIYQKQVDKPTETLAELLSQQAALAAQLGFYPLAIEQLRLALGIYQNLLGTQHRQYLATLDALCRQLLQTGQLDEAEPLLNTLLETRQAQQFQYPKGIAEALFTQERFFYQTARRDRAEDAFQKNLEIYQSTLSAQDISYLQALLQWAQVWAERRAYTRTNQLYSRLLQATDTLLTAQHTLYLEARLAAAQWYLDTKQTDLFAPLWAQLNAIDNSPYQLAEAKMWLSAQTQSTPAAYQQLYVHSQPHKTLDNYYLQALKGLVRHSPTPAYWQSLLETSALRYGAGHPHTLQLLAQAVQVPESAAWILPNLQAATAYWQKNKAPTTSYIQALLGIATSTEGLKDEKQTLALLEEAAQLAKTLAHTPLQAATTLALAQYHLRTNKDSKAEPLLGAAAGLLEKSATADSLWIPLHSARAVLAERKKNASTADIGQHYHLMAQAIWRSLDNRHYCYHQQDEPARLALQQYITQYAAWVASQGKDAPEATSLLLAYWRQQQAAAPYALALEPAQQARYAQWEQLKQRQSYYASFSTEALKAQGIEAEAWEKTVTALAQQLSNASPLFASRHQPLTDWRSLQALLPSRSAAVDIIPLDTQTPQYLIWILRKDTQEQPRWFVNTLEAAPEDPQTWVQSCWQPLNEALDGIQTVFYRPIGSYGLFQWEALGNGVSKTSYQAKAISQWAAQTLK; encoded by the coding sequence ATGAGTTGGCGAATCTATACAATCAACGATTTGTACAAAATCTTGTTCTTCGGTATGGCCCTGTTATTTGCCCAACGACTTGTTGGTCAAGACAGTTTCAAGCTCCGTTACGACGAAATGACCAAAGCGGCCAAGCAAAAACGCTATGCCGAGGCAGTGGCTTTGGCCGAAATACTGCTCCCTCAGGCCGAAGCCGTATTGGGTAAAAACAGCCCTGCCTTGGGCGATTTTATGCACAACTATGGTTATTATCTCTATGCGACAGGCAAAATGGAGCAATCTGTACAGATTTTTGAGCGTACACTCAAAATTCGTCAATATGCTACTGGTATTCAAAGTGAGGCGTATGCCCAAACATTACAAAGCATCGGAACAATATACTTAGCGCAGGCCAACTACTCCGATGCCGAACGCTACTACCGGCAGTCGCTTGATATTCGCCAAAAAATTAAACAGGGCAAAAGCGCCGGCCACGCTGAGGCACTCCAAGCCATGGGAAACTTGTGTAAGGCCACTTATCGCTATACCGAAGCCGAAAACTACTATCAACAAGCCGTAGAGGTACAGAAATCCTTGGGGCTACGCAATATGGAGTATGCTGCTTCGCTAGTAGCCAAGGCTGATTTCAGCCTCAAGACAAGCCAATATGCAGAAGCCATCAAGCTCTACCGCGAAGCCGCCGATATCTACCGCCAAACACCAGGGCGCACACACCCTATCTACCTCCAGACAATCGAGGCGTTGGCGCAGGCGCATTTTGCGATGGGTGCCTACCAAGAGGCTGAGCCGTATTATGAGGAGATTCTGAAAGCACTGACCAACACCCGGGGGGTACAGTCGGCAGAATATGCGCAAGCCCTGAAAAATATGGCTAAGCTCAAACAAACCACCGGCAACACCAGCGCCTCTGCTGCTATGTATGCCCAGACACTCGATATCTACAGCCAAGCCGAAACCCCGCCCGATAACTTTGTAGATGCACTACTGGAGCTGGCTCAGCTCAACACCCAACAACAGCACCACGCCGAAGCACTACGTCTACAACAAGAGGCTACCGAACTACTCCAAAAACAAGCCCAAAACCAAGATTTCAGGTTTTATAAATTACAACTACAGCGCATCCAAAGTTTTTATGCACTCCGACAGTATGCCCAAGGCACACAGCTATATCAGCAATATTGGCCTCTGATAGAAAAACAATGGGGCAAGAACGAGGTATCTTATGCCTTGCTCTTGGCCGAATGGGCGCAAGCGGCTCACATTACCGGACAATACCAGGAGGCTTATGACAAGGCCTCGGAAGCAGTGCGCATTTACCAAAAACAAGTCGACAAACCGACCGAAACCTTGGCTGAGCTCTTGTCTCAACAAGCCGCATTGGCTGCGCAATTGGGCTTTTATCCATTGGCTATAGAACAACTTCGGCTGGCTTTGGGCATTTACCAAAATCTGCTGGGCACACAGCACCGTCAGTACTTAGCCACGCTTGATGCACTCTGTAGGCAACTTCTCCAAACCGGACAGCTAGACGAGGCCGAGCCCCTGCTCAATACCCTGCTCGAAACTCGCCAAGCACAGCAATTCCAATACCCTAAGGGTATCGCAGAGGCGCTCTTTACACAAGAACGCTTCTTTTATCAAACAGCCCGCCGCGACCGCGCCGAGGATGCCTTCCAAAAAAACCTAGAAATCTACCAATCCACCTTGTCGGCGCAGGACATCAGTTACCTACAAGCCCTCCTCCAGTGGGCACAGGTATGGGCAGAGCGGCGCGCATATACTCGAACCAACCAACTGTATAGCAGACTATTGCAAGCAACAGACACCTTGTTGACAGCACAGCACACGCTTTACCTTGAGGCGCGTTTGGCAGCTGCGCAATGGTATCTCGACACCAAGCAGACCGACTTATTTGCCCCGCTGTGGGCGCAGCTCAACGCCATCGACAACAGCCCCTACCAACTGGCTGAAGCCAAGATGTGGCTGTCTGCCCAAACACAATCCACCCCTGCGGCTTATCAACAGCTGTATGTGCATAGCCAGCCCCACAAAACCCTTGACAACTACTATCTACAAGCACTCAAAGGTTTGGTAAGGCACAGCCCCACACCCGCATATTGGCAGTCTTTGCTAGAAACCAGTGCTTTGCGTTATGGAGCAGGACACCCACACACGCTCCAGCTGTTGGCTCAAGCTGTCCAAGTGCCCGAGTCTGCTGCTTGGATATTGCCAAATCTCCAAGCGGCTACGGCTTATTGGCAAAAAAATAAAGCTCCTACAACATCATATATACAGGCACTTTTGGGCATAGCAACAAGTACTGAAGGGCTCAAAGACGAGAAACAGACCTTGGCTTTGTTGGAAGAAGCCGCTCAGTTAGCCAAAACCTTAGCCCATACGCCGCTACAGGCCGCTACAACCCTAGCCTTGGCGCAATACCATCTGCGCACCAACAAAGACAGTAAAGCCGAGCCCCTCTTGGGTGCGGCTGCTGGCTTACTCGAAAAATCAGCTACTGCGGACTCCCTATGGATACCGCTACACAGTGCCCGCGCTGTGTTAGCAGAGCGTAAAAAAAATGCCTCCACAGCCGATATCGGGCAACACTATCACTTGATGGCTCAGGCCATTTGGCGCAGCCTAGACAACCGCCACTACTGCTATCATCAACAAGATGAGCCGGCTCGTTTGGCGCTTCAGCAGTATATCACTCAATATGCCGCTTGGGTGGCCTCACAGGGTAAAGATGCGCCAGAAGCCACATCGCTTTTGCTGGCCTACTGGCGACAACAACAGGCGGCTGCGCCTTATGCCCTAGCCCTCGAACCTGCTCAACAGGCTCGCTATGCCCAATGGGAGCAACTCAAACAACGGCAAAGCTATTATGCCAGCTTCAGCACCGAAGCCCTCAAAGCCCAAGGTATAGAAGCCGAGGCTTGGGAAAAGACCGTAACCGCCCTTGCGCAACAACTCAGCAATGCCTCGCCCTTGTTTGCTTCCCGTCATCAGCCTCTCACCGATTGGCGCAGCTTACAAGCCCTGCTGCCAAGCCGTAGCGCTGCCGTTGATATCATCCCTCTGGATACCCAAACGCCACAATACCTGATTTGGATATTGCGGAAAGACACTCAGGAACAGCCCCGATGGTTTGTCAATACCTTAGAGGCAGCTCCCGAAGACCCACAAACTTGGGTACAATCTTGTTGGCAGCCTTTAAACGAAGCCCTCGATGGCATCCAAACGGTGTTTTATCGCCCCATAGGCAGCTATGGCTTGTTCCAATGGGAAGCACTGGGCAATGGCGTTTCCAAAACATCATACCAAGCCAAAGCCATTAGCCAATGGGCTGCACAAACATTGAAATAA
- the panD gene encoding aspartate 1-decarboxylase, protein MLVEVLKSKIHRVKVTQAELHYVGSITIDEALLEAAQMFENQKVQIVNIDNGERIETYIIKGKRGSGEICLNGPAARRVQVGDTIIIIAYGLLPLGEAQSYKPVVIFPDEHNRV, encoded by the coding sequence ATGTTAGTCGAAGTTTTAAAATCCAAAATACACCGTGTCAAAGTTACGCAAGCCGAACTACACTATGTAGGCAGCATCACTATCGATGAGGCTTTGCTCGAAGCGGCACAAATGTTTGAAAATCAAAAAGTTCAGATTGTCAATATTGACAATGGTGAGCGCATTGAGACTTATATCATCAAAGGCAAACGTGGCTCTGGTGAGATTTGCCTCAACGGCCCTGCGGCGCGTCGTGTGCAGGTTGGAGATACCATCATCATCATTGCCTATGGTCTGTTACCTTTGGGCGAAGCCCAGAGCTACAAGCCGGTAGTCATTTTCCCGGATGAGCACAACCGCGTCTAG
- a CDS encoding lysylphosphatidylglycerol synthase transmembrane domain-containing protein has translation MHRYLSTVLRYLLSLGLAVFLMYYALRQIDYRSVLASFVEANYAWILVSAAMGVLSHLIRSLRWKMLLSPLGYHPSLGQVFTAVMGSYVVNLVIPRGGEVYRCAVLMRSAKVPVTVSLGTLILERLIDVLILGAMIGSLFLVEFSRFWGIIEQVLQPKLQALGLSSSALLLFPLALLSLGLAFWLWLHMRKRLQAWQFYVRVEQWLQEVFKGLQSIRQVPNKALFVLYSLSIWGLYLGMAYVLFFCFEHTSGLSLWVAYVSFVAGAIGMAAPVQGGIGAYHMLVSWAFENTGLSGQEAIVMATFMHTIQTVVVMVAGGCTLLISALFLQNHPQPKPTYADKN, from the coding sequence ATGCATCGCTACCTTTCGACAGTTTTGCGGTATTTGCTCTCTTTAGGGCTTGCTGTATTTTTGATGTACTATGCCCTGCGACAAATTGATTATCGCTCGGTATTGGCAAGCTTTGTAGAAGCCAACTACGCGTGGATTTTGGTATCGGCAGCGATGGGCGTACTCAGTCATCTTATCAGAAGCCTACGATGGAAAATGTTGCTCTCTCCCTTGGGTTATCACCCTAGCCTAGGGCAAGTTTTTACAGCAGTGATGGGTAGCTATGTGGTCAATTTGGTTATTCCCAGAGGGGGCGAAGTATACCGCTGTGCGGTATTGATGCGCAGCGCCAAAGTACCCGTTACTGTCAGTCTGGGAACACTCATCTTAGAGCGCTTGATTGATGTACTCATCCTAGGAGCAATGATTGGCAGCTTGTTTTTGGTAGAGTTCAGCCGTTTTTGGGGCATTATTGAGCAGGTACTTCAGCCCAAGCTTCAGGCCTTGGGCTTGTCCAGCAGTGCGTTGTTGCTGTTTCCATTAGCATTGTTAAGCTTAGGCCTCGCTTTTTGGCTATGGCTGCATATGCGCAAACGTCTTCAGGCCTGGCAGTTTTATGTGCGCGTAGAGCAATGGCTACAGGAGGTCTTCAAAGGGCTGCAAAGCATCCGTCAAGTCCCCAATAAAGCACTTTTTGTGCTTTATTCGCTCAGTATTTGGGGCTTGTACTTGGGGATGGCCTATGTGCTCTTCTTTTGTTTTGAGCATACTTCCGGCTTGTCGCTTTGGGTGGCGTATGTCAGCTTTGTGGCAGGAGCCATCGGAATGGCGGCTCCCGTACAAGGAGGCATCGGTGCATACCACATGCTCGTCAGTTGGGCATTTGAGAACACTGGACTGAGCGGGCAAGAGGCCATTGTGATGGCCACCTTTATGCATACCATCCAGACAGTGGTTGTGATGGTGGCCGGAGGTTGCACTTTGTTGATTTCTGCCCTATTTTTACAAAATCACCCACAGCCCAAACCCACGTATGCCGACAAAAATTAA
- the rfaE2 gene encoding D-glycero-beta-D-manno-heptose 1-phosphate adenylyltransferase: protein MPTKIKIYPSPSALRPLLAQWQSQGEQVVFTNGCFDILHLGHIDYLEKARELGQRLVVGLNTDASVARLKGPKRPVVPEHARARLIAALAFVDAVVLFEEDTPLTLIQTLQPDILVKGSDYSVDNIVGAAEVLANGGQVLTIDLVDGFSTSLIIDKIRDAYRV from the coding sequence ATGCCGACAAAAATTAAAATTTATCCCAGCCCATCCGCGCTGCGTCCGTTGCTTGCCCAGTGGCAAAGCCAAGGCGAGCAGGTGGTTTTTACCAATGGGTGTTTCGACATTCTGCATTTAGGCCATATTGATTATCTCGAAAAAGCCCGCGAACTGGGGCAGCGACTCGTAGTAGGGCTCAATACGGATGCCTCTGTAGCAAGGCTCAAAGGCCCCAAGCGCCCAGTAGTGCCCGAGCACGCCCGCGCCCGACTGATAGCCGCCTTGGCTTTTGTTGATGCAGTGGTGTTGTTTGAGGAAGATACCCCTCTGACACTTATCCAAACACTACAGCCTGATATCTTGGTCAAAGGGAGTGATTATAGTGTAGACAATATCGTTGGCGCGGCAGAGGTCTTGGCCAATGGAGGGCAGGTACTGACTATCGACCTTGTGGATGGCTTTTCGACCAGCTTAATCATCGACAAAATCAGAGACGCTTACCGTGTATGA
- a CDS encoding radical SAM/SPASM domain-containing protein, producing MPLALREAWCIARKSSVRKLYNAYRLRRSYEHSRKLGKSLHQGLPLSLSIEPTTACNLRCPECISGLRSFTRPTGMLQKQILKAVLDELDEYLLYLNFYFQGEPFLNPSFLEQVGEAAQRGIFTSTSTNGHYLNSEMAEAVVRSGLDKLIISLDGTTQETYAQYRVGGQIDKVLEGTRQIIEAKRRLRSASPLVVWQFLVVRPNEHQIEEARQMARKLGVDGIVFKTAQIYDYAQGSPLIPTNTRYSRYRPLGNGQYALKNALDDHCWRMWSSCVITWDGRVVPCCFDKDAQHSLGKLPQESFRSLWQGEAYNHFRQLILSNRSQIDICQNCTEGSKVWA from the coding sequence ATGCCGTTAGCCCTGCGCGAAGCGTGGTGCATCGCCCGCAAATCTAGCGTTCGGAAGCTTTACAACGCCTATCGACTGCGCCGTAGTTATGAGCACTCGCGCAAGTTGGGTAAGTCCCTGCACCAAGGTTTGCCCCTAAGCCTTTCAATAGAGCCTACCACTGCTTGTAACCTGCGCTGCCCAGAGTGTATCAGCGGCCTAAGGAGCTTTACCCGCCCCACCGGAATGCTCCAAAAGCAGATTCTCAAGGCTGTGCTCGATGAGCTGGACGAGTATTTGCTGTATCTCAACTTTTATTTTCAGGGGGAGCCTTTTCTCAACCCTAGTTTCTTGGAGCAGGTAGGAGAAGCTGCCCAACGAGGCATTTTCACCTCTACTTCTACCAATGGGCATTACCTCAACTCCGAAATGGCAGAGGCTGTGGTGCGCTCCGGGCTAGACAAGCTCATCATTTCGCTCGATGGTACTACACAAGAAACGTATGCCCAGTATCGTGTAGGGGGGCAGATTGACAAAGTACTGGAAGGTACTCGGCAAATCATCGAAGCCAAACGACGACTGCGCAGCGCCTCTCCCTTGGTGGTATGGCAGTTTTTGGTGGTACGCCCCAACGAACATCAAATCGAAGAGGCGCGCCAAATGGCAAGAAAGCTAGGCGTAGATGGAATCGTGTTCAAAACAGCACAGATTTATGACTATGCCCAAGGCTCTCCCCTCATTCCTACCAATACACGCTACTCACGTTATCGCCCGCTGGGCAATGGGCAATATGCCCTCAAAAACGCCCTTGATGATCATTGCTGGCGAATGTGGAGCAGCTGTGTCATTACTTGGGATGGGCGTGTAGTGCCTTGTTGTTTTGACAAAGACGCGCAGCATAGCCTTGGCAAGCTCCCTCAAGAAAGTTTCCGAAGCTTGTGGCAAGGAGAGGCTTACAACCATTTCCGGCAACTAATTCTGAGCAACCGCTCACAAATCGATATCTGCCAAAACTGCACCGAGGGTAGTAAGGTCTGGGCTTAG